In one Nicotiana sylvestris chromosome 8, ASM39365v2, whole genome shotgun sequence genomic region, the following are encoded:
- the LOC138875999 gene encoding uncharacterized protein, whose translation MAPKLEDPSAFMIPCTIRSVEFAKAPCDLRTSINLMPYSVFKTLGIGKPRPTSMRLKMDDKTMKRPLGVIEDVLVHVEKIILSADFVILDCEVDYEVPIILCRPFLAMGKALCDVEAGELTFLVGDEKVVFHVCKSMRLPNNNEVCSFVDLVTNVIVDETIDVINIGDMLEPFLLNFDDD comes from the coding sequence ATGGCTCCCAAGTTGGAGGATCCTAGTGCTTTCATGATTCCTTGTACAATTCGAAGTGTTGAGTTCGCAAAAGCTCCTTGTGATCTTAGGacaagtataaatttgatgccctattcggttTTCAAGACATTGGGAATTGGGAAACCAAGGCCCACCTCTATGAGATTGAAAATGGACGATAAAACTATGAAGAGGCCCTTGGGAGTGATTGAGGATGTTTTGGTTCATGTTGAAAAAATCATTCTCTCGGCGGATTTTGTCAttcttgattgtgaggttgattatgaggtgccgattattctttgtagacctttccttgctatggGGAAGGCTCTTTGTGATGTTGAAGCCGGAGAACTTACTTTCCtggttggtgatgaaaaagtagttttccatgtgtgtaagtcCATGAGGCTACCCAATAACAATGAGGTGTGCTCTTTCGTGGACTTGGTGACCAATGTGATTGTGGATGAAACAATTGATGTGATAAATATTGGTGATATGTTGGAGCCCTtcttgctcaactttgatgatgacTAG